One part of the Haliotis asinina isolate JCU_RB_2024 chromosome 2, JCU_Hal_asi_v2, whole genome shotgun sequence genome encodes these proteins:
- the LOC137271713 gene encoding 3-oxoacyl-[acyl-carrier-protein] reductase FabG-like: MFLNSILFLHSSGASAGLGEGTALHFAKKGAKLSLTGRDTTRLEGVAKRCLECEIPDGDILTLTGDLTDAAFRKTTIEKTVAKFGRLVVLVNNAGLVFPGESMGMSETQFDQTMDLNMKAPFLLSQVAVPHLEKTQGNIVNITSLSGNRAFLEDQETVNPLGRLRTPQDVAEAIGYLAFDAASYVTGQIHLVDGGGGCAFK, encoded by the exons ATGTTTCTAAATAGCATCCTGTTTCTCCATTCTTCAGGAGCGAGTGCCGGACTTGGAGAGGGGACGGCTTTGCATTTTGCCAAAAAGGGAGCCAAACTCTCGCTAACGGGACGAGATACGACGAGACTGGAAGGTGTTGCTAAGCGATGCTTGGAGTGCGAGATACCTGATGGGGAT ATTCTGACTCTTACTGGAGACCTGACTGACGCGGCATTCAGAAAGACCACCATTGAAAAGACGGTCGCCAAGTTTGGCAGGCTCGTGGTTCTG GTAAACAACGCAGGTTTGGTTTTCCCAGGAGAGTCCATGGGGATGTCGGAGACCCAGTTCGACCAGACGATGGACCTCAACATGAAGGCTCCCTTCCTCCTGTCACAGGTGGCAGTCCCCCACTTGGAGAAGACGCAAG gGAACATTGTAAATATAACAAGTCTCAGCGGGAACAGGGCG TTCTTGGAAGACCAAGAGACTGTCAACCCTCTTGGCAGACTGAGAACACCCCAAGATGTGGCTGAAGCTATTGGTTACCTTGCCTTCGACGCTGCGAGCTATGTGACGGGACAGATCCATTTAGTCGATGGGGGTGGAGGCTGTGCCTTCAAGTGA